CAAGGAAATTTTTTAAAGAACGCTTGTTTATTTTTGCCTGTTCTTCAAGAATAGCAATTGTTTTATTATCCAGCTCGATCAATTTTTTTGTCTTTCCCATTGTATATAGATTGTATATATCAAATATATACAATCTAATACTGAATTTCAAAAATTAATTATAAATTTTGTGAAACAACGAACCCACTCGTCCAAGCACTCTGAAAATTGAAACCTCCAGTAATAGCATCAATATTAAGCACTTCGCCCGCAAAAAATAGGTTTTGGCAAATTCTACTTTCAAAAGATTTGAAGTTCACTTCTTTTAAATCTACTCCACCAGCTGTTACAAATTCTTCCTTAAAAGTACTTTTTCCAGTAACTTCAAAAATTGCCGCGGTTAACTGATTTGCAATATTTAATAGATTTTCGCGCGTAGCTTCGGCCCAAGTTAGGCGTTCGTTAATTCCCGAAGATTTAATAATACTTTGCCAAAGTCGTTTAGGCAGATCGAACTGGGCATACTTAAATATGGTCTGCTTCCCTTGAAATGATTTTAATTCCTTTAAAGAATCTAAAACATCTTCTTCAGAAAGTGTATTCAACCAATTTATTTCAATATTGAAATTATATTTTAAAGGTTCCAAAAGTCGTGCGCCCCAAGCCGAAAGTTTTAAAATGGCGGGGCCACTCATTCCCCAATGGGTAATTAAAAGCGCACCGCTACTTTCTAAAAGTGTTTTGCTTTTATTGTCTAGTACTTTTACCGTTACATCGGTGCTTAAGCCGGGTAAATCTGCAATACGGCTATCTTTAATATTAAAAGTGAAAAGCGAAGGCACCGCAGGCACAACGGTATGTCCCAAACCTTCAAGTATTTTCCAAATCTTCGGATTACTACCTGTGGCAACAACTAGTTTTTTTGCCGAAAAAGTCTCCGAGGTTGTATGTAAAATGAAGGATTCACCCTCCTTCTGAATTTCTTTTACGGGTTCATTTAACAGAATTTCAACACCCAACCGTTTGGCTTCAGACAAAAAACAATCAATAATTGTTTGGGAAGAATCTGTAACCGGAAACATACGGCCGTCTTCTTCAATTTTTAGCTCCACGCCTCTATTCTGAAACCATTCAATGGTATCGCCAGTCATAAAAGTGTGGAAAGGCCCTAAAAGCTCCTTTTCACCCCGCGGATAGTTTTGTGATAATTCTTTCGGGATAAATTCGGCGTGGGTAACATTGCACCTTCCACCGCCAGAAATTTTCACTTTTGTGAGTACTTCCTTTCCGCGTTCGAGGATTATAATTTTAAGATTCGGATTCCTTTCCGCAACATTAATTGCTGTAAAAAATCCGGCTGCCCCACCGCCAATTAGTAGTATATCGGCCTTTTTCAAACAAGTGCTTTTTCGGCTGCAA
This region of Aequorivita marisscotiae genomic DNA includes:
- a CDS encoding NAD(P)/FAD-dependent oxidoreductase codes for the protein MKKADILLIGGGAAGFFTAINVAERNPNLKIIILERGKEVLTKVKISGGGRCNVTHAEFIPKELSQNYPRGEKELLGPFHTFMTGDTIEWFQNRGVELKIEEDGRMFPVTDSSQTIIDCFLSEAKRLGVEILLNEPVKEIQKEGESFILHTTSETFSAKKLVVATGSNPKIWKILEGLGHTVVPAVPSLFTFNIKDSRIADLPGLSTDVTVKVLDNKSKTLLESSGALLITHWGMSGPAILKLSAWGARLLEPLKYNFNIEINWLNTLSEEDVLDSLKELKSFQGKQTIFKYAQFDLPKRLWQSIIKSSGINERLTWAEATRENLLNIANQLTAAIFEVTGKSTFKEEFVTAGGVDLKEVNFKSFESRICQNLFFAGEVLNIDAITGGFNFQSAWTSGFVVSQNL